Proteins from a single region of Harmonia axyridis chromosome 4, icHarAxyr1.1, whole genome shotgun sequence:
- the LOC123678040 gene encoding retinoic acid receptor RXR-alpha-B isoform X3 — protein sequence MEPSDRGLPIDQAMSLNSLSPQSPLDMKPDATSLGQFSPQGPNSPGSFSLGSGSMMSPTGNQKVGSPYPPNHPLSGSKHLCSICGDRASGKHYGVYSCEGCKGFFKRTVRKDLTYACREEKNCIIDKRQRNRCQYCRYQKCLLMGMKREAVQEERQRTKEKEKEREREIVVEEVDTTYLHLQADMTLERLLEAEKRMELNDLPDSLEVLTPIEFYARNAMTNMMQATNAQLSQLIEWVKMIPHFTSLPVCDQVLLLRSGWNELLIATFSHKSLQIQDGVLLANGLTINKQSANSVGIGNIYDRVLLEIIHKMREMRIDRAELACLKAIILLNHDVRGLQSVPEVTVLREKVYSLLEEYNRATHPNEAGRFSKLLLRLPSLRSVGLKCTEPLFFFKVVNTPLDTFLTEIFENSAENSA from the exons GTCTGCCAATCGACCAGGCTATGTCGCTGAATTCGTTAAGCCCTCAGTCACCATTAGACATGAAGCCTGATGCAACAAGCTTAGGACAGTTCAGTCCGCAAGGGCCAAACAGTCCAGGATCTTTCTCATTAGGTAGTGGAAGTATGATGAGTCCGACAGGAAACCAAAAAGTTGGTTCTCCATATCCACCTAATCATCCGCTGAGCGGTTCCAAACATTTGTGCTCCATCTGCGGAGACAGGGCTAGTGGAAAGCATTATGGTGTATACAg CTGTGAAGGTTGTAAAGGATTCTTCAAAAGAACGGTCAGAAAAGACCTCACCTACGCATGCCGGGAAGAGAAAAATTGTATAATTGACAAAAGACAAAGAAATAG GTGTCAATATTGTAGATATCAAAAATGTCTACTCATGGGAATGAAAAGGGAAGCTGTACAGGAGGAAAGGCAGAGGACTaaagaaaaagagaaagaaagaGAACGAGAGATAGTGGTTGAAGAGGTGGATACTACTTATCTACATTTACAGGCTGATATGACTCTGGAAAGACTTTTAGAGGCAGAAAAGCGGATGGAACTCAATGATCTGCCAGATTCTTTGGAGGTATTGACCCCAATAGAATTCTATGCAAGG AATGCCATGACAAATATGATGCAAGCTACAAATGCTCAACTTTCTCAGTTGATAGAATGGGTTAAAATGATACCTCATTTCACCTCTCTTCCTGTATGTGACCAAGTTTTACTTCTGCGGTCTGGTTGGAATGAGCTGCTGATAGCTACTTTTTCTCATAAGTCCCTCCAGATACAAGACGGAGTACTTCTTGCAAATGGGTTAACAATAAACAA GCAGTCTGCTAACTCTGTTGGTATAGGGAATATTTATGATAGAGTGCTCTTAGAAATCATACATAAGATGAGGGAAATGAGGATTGACAGAGCTGAACTAGCATGTTTGAAAGCAATCATACTGCTTAATCATG ATGTTCGTGGCTTGCAGTCAGTTCCAGAAGTCACAGTTCTTCGAGAAAAAGTTTACAGTTTATTAGAAGAATACAATAGAGCTACACATCCAAATGAAGCAGGAAGATTTTCCAAACTCCTGTTACGGTTGCCCTCTTTGAGGTCAGTTGGCTTGAAATGCACAGAACCTTTGTTCTTTTTCAAAGTGGTTAATACACCACTTGATACTTTCTTgactgaaatttttgagaattctGCAGAAAATTCAGCCTAA
- the LOC123678040 gene encoding retinoic acid receptor RXR-alpha-B isoform X4 produces the protein MEPSDRGLPIDQAMSLNSLSPQSPLDMKPDATSLGQFSPQGPNSPGSFSLGSGSMMSPTGNQKVGSPYPPNHPLSGSKHLCSICGDRASGKHYGVYSCEGCKGFFKRTVRKDLTYACREEKNCIIDKRQRNRCQYCRYQKCLLMGMKREAVQEERQRTKEKEKEREREIVVEEVDTTYLHLQADMTLERLLEAEKRMELNDLPDSLENAMTNMMQATNAQLSQLIEWVKMIPHFTSLPVCDQVLLLRSGWNELLIATFSHKSLQIQDGVLLANGLTINKQSANSVGIGNIYDRVLLEIIHKMREMRIDRAELACLKAIILLNHDVRGLQSVPEVTVLREKVYSLLEEYNRATHPNEAGRFSKLLLRLPSLRSVGLKCTEPLFFFKVVNTPLDTFLTEIFENSAENSA, from the exons GTCTGCCAATCGACCAGGCTATGTCGCTGAATTCGTTAAGCCCTCAGTCACCATTAGACATGAAGCCTGATGCAACAAGCTTAGGACAGTTCAGTCCGCAAGGGCCAAACAGTCCAGGATCTTTCTCATTAGGTAGTGGAAGTATGATGAGTCCGACAGGAAACCAAAAAGTTGGTTCTCCATATCCACCTAATCATCCGCTGAGCGGTTCCAAACATTTGTGCTCCATCTGCGGAGACAGGGCTAGTGGAAAGCATTATGGTGTATACAg CTGTGAAGGTTGTAAAGGATTCTTCAAAAGAACGGTCAGAAAAGACCTCACCTACGCATGCCGGGAAGAGAAAAATTGTATAATTGACAAAAGACAAAGAAATAG GTGTCAATATTGTAGATATCAAAAATGTCTACTCATGGGAATGAAAAGGGAAGCTGTACAGGAGGAAAGGCAGAGGACTaaagaaaaagagaaagaaagaGAACGAGAGATAGTGGTTGAAGAGGTGGATACTACTTATCTACATTTACAGGCTGATATGACTCTGGAAAGACTTTTAGAGGCAGAAAAGCGGATGGAACTCAATGATCTGCCAGATTCTTTGGAG AATGCCATGACAAATATGATGCAAGCTACAAATGCTCAACTTTCTCAGTTGATAGAATGGGTTAAAATGATACCTCATTTCACCTCTCTTCCTGTATGTGACCAAGTTTTACTTCTGCGGTCTGGTTGGAATGAGCTGCTGATAGCTACTTTTTCTCATAAGTCCCTCCAGATACAAGACGGAGTACTTCTTGCAAATGGGTTAACAATAAACAA GCAGTCTGCTAACTCTGTTGGTATAGGGAATATTTATGATAGAGTGCTCTTAGAAATCATACATAAGATGAGGGAAATGAGGATTGACAGAGCTGAACTAGCATGTTTGAAAGCAATCATACTGCTTAATCATG ATGTTCGTGGCTTGCAGTCAGTTCCAGAAGTCACAGTTCTTCGAGAAAAAGTTTACAGTTTATTAGAAGAATACAATAGAGCTACACATCCAAATGAAGCAGGAAGATTTTCCAAACTCCTGTTACGGTTGCCCTCTTTGAGGTCAGTTGGCTTGAAATGCACAGAACCTTTGTTCTTTTTCAAAGTGGTTAATACACCACTTGATACTTTCTTgactgaaatttttgagaattctGCAGAAAATTCAGCCTAA
- the LOC123678040 gene encoding retinoic acid receptor RXR-alpha-B isoform X2, translated as MIKKEKQMLSVTAIIEGAQAHNWSRSLADMGPQRLCLGLPIDQAMSLNSLSPQSPLDMKPDATSLGQFSPQGPNSPGSFSLGSGSMMSPTGNQKVGSPYPPNHPLSGSKHLCSICGDRASGKHYGVYSCEGCKGFFKRTVRKDLTYACREEKNCIIDKRQRNRCQYCRYQKCLLMGMKREAVQEERQRTKEKEKEREREIVVEEVDTTYLHLQADMTLERLLEAEKRMELNDLPDSLENAMTNMMQATNAQLSQLIEWVKMIPHFTSLPVCDQVLLLRSGWNELLIATFSHKSLQIQDGVLLANGLTINKQSANSVGIGNIYDRVLLEIIHKMREMRIDRAELACLKAIILLNHDVRGLQSVPEVTVLREKVYSLLEEYNRATHPNEAGRFSKLLLRLPSLRSVGLKCTEPLFFFKVVNTPLDTFLTEIFENSAENSA; from the exons ATGATCAAAAAGGAGAAACAAATGTTGTCTGTGACCGCTATTATCGAGGGAGCTCAGGCGCACAACTGGAGCAGATCCCTGGCCGATATGGGGCCCCAGAGGCTGTGTTTAG GTCTGCCAATCGACCAGGCTATGTCGCTGAATTCGTTAAGCCCTCAGTCACCATTAGACATGAAGCCTGATGCAACAAGCTTAGGACAGTTCAGTCCGCAAGGGCCAAACAGTCCAGGATCTTTCTCATTAGGTAGTGGAAGTATGATGAGTCCGACAGGAAACCAAAAAGTTGGTTCTCCATATCCACCTAATCATCCGCTGAGCGGTTCCAAACATTTGTGCTCCATCTGCGGAGACAGGGCTAGTGGAAAGCATTATGGTGTATACAg CTGTGAAGGTTGTAAAGGATTCTTCAAAAGAACGGTCAGAAAAGACCTCACCTACGCATGCCGGGAAGAGAAAAATTGTATAATTGACAAAAGACAAAGAAATAG GTGTCAATATTGTAGATATCAAAAATGTCTACTCATGGGAATGAAAAGGGAAGCTGTACAGGAGGAAAGGCAGAGGACTaaagaaaaagagaaagaaagaGAACGAGAGATAGTGGTTGAAGAGGTGGATACTACTTATCTACATTTACAGGCTGATATGACTCTGGAAAGACTTTTAGAGGCAGAAAAGCGGATGGAACTCAATGATCTGCCAGATTCTTTGGAG AATGCCATGACAAATATGATGCAAGCTACAAATGCTCAACTTTCTCAGTTGATAGAATGGGTTAAAATGATACCTCATTTCACCTCTCTTCCTGTATGTGACCAAGTTTTACTTCTGCGGTCTGGTTGGAATGAGCTGCTGATAGCTACTTTTTCTCATAAGTCCCTCCAGATACAAGACGGAGTACTTCTTGCAAATGGGTTAACAATAAACAA GCAGTCTGCTAACTCTGTTGGTATAGGGAATATTTATGATAGAGTGCTCTTAGAAATCATACATAAGATGAGGGAAATGAGGATTGACAGAGCTGAACTAGCATGTTTGAAAGCAATCATACTGCTTAATCATG ATGTTCGTGGCTTGCAGTCAGTTCCAGAAGTCACAGTTCTTCGAGAAAAAGTTTACAGTTTATTAGAAGAATACAATAGAGCTACACATCCAAATGAAGCAGGAAGATTTTCCAAACTCCTGTTACGGTTGCCCTCTTTGAGGTCAGTTGGCTTGAAATGCACAGAACCTTTGTTCTTTTTCAAAGTGGTTAATACACCACTTGATACTTTCTTgactgaaatttttgagaattctGCAGAAAATTCAGCCTAA
- the LOC123678040 gene encoding retinoic acid receptor RXR-alpha-B isoform X1 yields the protein MIKKEKQMLSVTAIIEGAQAHNWSRSLADMGPQRLCLGLPIDQAMSLNSLSPQSPLDMKPDATSLGQFSPQGPNSPGSFSLGSGSMMSPTGNQKVGSPYPPNHPLSGSKHLCSICGDRASGKHYGVYSCEGCKGFFKRTVRKDLTYACREEKNCIIDKRQRNRCQYCRYQKCLLMGMKREAVQEERQRTKEKEKEREREIVVEEVDTTYLHLQADMTLERLLEAEKRMELNDLPDSLEVLTPIEFYARNAMTNMMQATNAQLSQLIEWVKMIPHFTSLPVCDQVLLLRSGWNELLIATFSHKSLQIQDGVLLANGLTINKQSANSVGIGNIYDRVLLEIIHKMREMRIDRAELACLKAIILLNHDVRGLQSVPEVTVLREKVYSLLEEYNRATHPNEAGRFSKLLLRLPSLRSVGLKCTEPLFFFKVVNTPLDTFLTEIFENSAENSA from the exons ATGATCAAAAAGGAGAAACAAATGTTGTCTGTGACCGCTATTATCGAGGGAGCTCAGGCGCACAACTGGAGCAGATCCCTGGCCGATATGGGGCCCCAGAGGCTGTGTTTAG GTCTGCCAATCGACCAGGCTATGTCGCTGAATTCGTTAAGCCCTCAGTCACCATTAGACATGAAGCCTGATGCAACAAGCTTAGGACAGTTCAGTCCGCAAGGGCCAAACAGTCCAGGATCTTTCTCATTAGGTAGTGGAAGTATGATGAGTCCGACAGGAAACCAAAAAGTTGGTTCTCCATATCCACCTAATCATCCGCTGAGCGGTTCCAAACATTTGTGCTCCATCTGCGGAGACAGGGCTAGTGGAAAGCATTATGGTGTATACAg CTGTGAAGGTTGTAAAGGATTCTTCAAAAGAACGGTCAGAAAAGACCTCACCTACGCATGCCGGGAAGAGAAAAATTGTATAATTGACAAAAGACAAAGAAATAG GTGTCAATATTGTAGATATCAAAAATGTCTACTCATGGGAATGAAAAGGGAAGCTGTACAGGAGGAAAGGCAGAGGACTaaagaaaaagagaaagaaagaGAACGAGAGATAGTGGTTGAAGAGGTGGATACTACTTATCTACATTTACAGGCTGATATGACTCTGGAAAGACTTTTAGAGGCAGAAAAGCGGATGGAACTCAATGATCTGCCAGATTCTTTGGAGGTATTGACCCCAATAGAATTCTATGCAAGG AATGCCATGACAAATATGATGCAAGCTACAAATGCTCAACTTTCTCAGTTGATAGAATGGGTTAAAATGATACCTCATTTCACCTCTCTTCCTGTATGTGACCAAGTTTTACTTCTGCGGTCTGGTTGGAATGAGCTGCTGATAGCTACTTTTTCTCATAAGTCCCTCCAGATACAAGACGGAGTACTTCTTGCAAATGGGTTAACAATAAACAA GCAGTCTGCTAACTCTGTTGGTATAGGGAATATTTATGATAGAGTGCTCTTAGAAATCATACATAAGATGAGGGAAATGAGGATTGACAGAGCTGAACTAGCATGTTTGAAAGCAATCATACTGCTTAATCATG ATGTTCGTGGCTTGCAGTCAGTTCCAGAAGTCACAGTTCTTCGAGAAAAAGTTTACAGTTTATTAGAAGAATACAATAGAGCTACACATCCAAATGAAGCAGGAAGATTTTCCAAACTCCTGTTACGGTTGCCCTCTTTGAGGTCAGTTGGCTTGAAATGCACAGAACCTTTGTTCTTTTTCAAAGTGGTTAATACACCACTTGATACTTTCTTgactgaaatttttgagaattctGCAGAAAATTCAGCCTAA